AGTATCGTTTAAAGTTTTACGGACAGTCGGAAGTTTTACAGACAGACAGTCAAGTTTTAGAAACATATGAATTAAACTTGCCGATTCCTTTTGTTTTCAGCAAACTGCTGCCAAAAAAGAAGGCAAAGAGAATGAATGGTTCTTTTATGGTGTGTTCCCCAAGTGCATAATGTTACTTATCTTTATAATTTTCCTTTCCAGACTACCTTTGAAGAAAGTCGCTTAAATGAGTCAGATGTTGGCGACAGGCAGAAATGGTTGAAAGAAGGAATGGACTGCAATTTGTTATACTGGAATGGACGGGTATTTCCTGTTTTGTTTTTACATAATCTGCTGTCTAAATCCAATCAATTAATTGGCTGTTGTCAGTTCATATGTTCCTATTTTGTTTCAAACTCTTGATAATGTGCTGTTTGATTAGTTATGTATTCTTGCACAGAATAGGATATTGGTCACTGACATTAATATGTCCTGCAGATCATTGATTTTGATCTCCCCATCACCGTTAGGCTGACTGTAACTGATACTGACCCAGGGCAAGGTGACAGTGCACAAGGTATAACTGCATGTGAATAtcacaattagaaaaaaaatgttttcttatTAAAGCTGACACGATCAGAATAATAATCTTTTAACTGTATATTTTGTAGGAGGAACAAAACCAGCAACCGTGGAAACAGGAGCTGTTGTCACAGTGCCCTCGTTTGTGAACGTAGGCGATGATATCCTGATTGATTCAAGAACTGGCCAGTATATGAACAGAGCATAGAAGAGATGAGAGACTAGACATCAACAGAGCATTAGTTTTTGTCTCCGCATTTTTGGCCCATTCCCTCACCTCACCCAGGCTTGACTGTATTGTTTACAGCATTTGAACCCTCGACAGGATCAAAATGCTTTCTCAAATTTTTGTACTGCATATGTGCGTACATATTTCACCAGAGCAGATGATTAATGAGCCAAACACATTGTAAGATCCATCATCCATCTCATGGCATTTTCACATGTCTGCACACTCAACCCGGGGTTCCGTTCTGAATAACATCACAAGGAAGCGAGAGTTTAGCTACCGATGTACACCCCGAAAATGGCACGTGACTTGGCGACAGTTGAGCAAGCGAATCTGCAGATGGTTAGTGATGAAACAGAATGAGAAGCTGTTACCAAGAAAATTCTCTCTATCTCAATGCACACATTTCTGACCCTTAAGATTTTCCATGTCCTCTAATATAAGTGACTGTATTATACAAAGAAGAATGCTCACTCTGGGACTACCTTGTGTGATATTGGCATTGTAGTATGAATCCTGAAGAGAAATCTTATGACCTTTCCAGTGACTGGAGCTAGCTGGAACACATCACCTAGACTAGAATCTCTCACAAAATCTCAAGAAGGCCCCTGTGCCAGCATTGTGATCAACAGCATACTCCGCCCTTACCGCACCAAGCTTGACACCAACGCCATAGGATGAGCCATGGCCAACACGTCTGAAAAACTCAGTAGGGTTCCCTTTCACATCCTTGGAGTTCCCAAGATCAGTGCCATGCTCAGCAAATGCATACACCTGGGTGTGTCTGTTCTTTACGGTAATAGGCACGCTCAGCTCAGTGGCAACCTTCATAGGTCACAACAATTCAGAAAACAAAGCGGCAATTTTTTGGAAATCTGAGTCTCTAAGCATGTAATATCATAAACGGTGAAAATTGtgcatctgaaattctgaattcaGCAATTCATGAGACTCAAAATTCACTAATGGACTAGCTAATACTCACCTCAAGAAGATTTCTGGAAGCACCCAATTCACCCATACCGTAGCCCCTTACTGAATGAGGTCCTCCAAGTGCAAATGCATCATAGCTTGGCAAATCTCCTACACACCCAGCATAACGGCCATGAAGAGCCAAAATAGCTGGTGGTGGCTTGCGAGAGCCTTTCTCTTGCTTGTTCAAATTTATGAATTTCGTCACTGTAAGCTGACGACGGTTGAAGAACGGGTTCTTGCTTCCAATGCCGAGACCTTGGTCCATCTGTAGCCGACAAGAAAACTTTGTTCAGAGAGTTTACTTTAGCATGGAGAATTTTGTATAAAAACATGCTACTTTTGAACAAAACTTATTAGCCCAAATATCATCAATATGTttgcaaaaatgtttttttcccaaTAACGCACGAATTACTTGTTCACTATTCCTTTGAAACTCTTGAACAAATGTACCGAAACATTTCCTAAAATTTTCCAAAATATCGATCAGTCTCATTGGTCTTTTCAGGTGACAACTTTTTGCTACAGAGCTACCTGGCAATGAGTAAAGGTTGAGTTTGTGTTCCTAGAACCAGGGTACAAATAAGCATACCTGGAATATACATCTGTCACCGATTGTTGCACCATTGACGAACTCTGTATTGTCTCGAGTTATATTAGCTTGTAGAAACGCCATTCGGTCTACGCCAGTCCCACTTAAGGTTGTGGGAGGTCCAATCATGCTCAAGGCGCCACTAGGCAATTGTCGAGAACCATGTGTACATATATTGTTATTCTCATCGCGTGTTGTAATCTCTTCCATTACGAGGCCATACGTGAATTTGCTCTGCTTTGTGAAGCTCTGAATAAAAGATCCAAAATGCAGTTTCCTATATGTTGTTAATAACTGTCCATGATAGTTAAAAGGAGTGGAAGGTAATATCAATTGTGCAAACCTCTGTTATATTGGCTTTAAATCCAGTTCTATCAACCCAGATAGGTGGAGCTTCATACATATTGGGACCAGCAACGAATATAGGACTCAATTTCCTGGAGTTGAAACAGCTAATTTTGAAGGTGCGGTTCCTACTAAGGTTGTCGATACCATCCAGATAAGGATGGGCATACTCCAGCTTGAACGAAAGATCATCCTAATACTCACCAAAATACCATACTATCATGTATGACTGATATAACAGCAGCCAAAAGCAGCATCGAAGCTgatgggaaaaagaaaaaaaaaaaactaactaccAACTCACCTCAGGGTTGAGCAAGTTGCTGGATGTAACAGAACCAATGAGAGACCTTTTTAGACCACAGATGTTGCGGTGCTCAAATGACACAGTTCCTCCTGGTTGAATGGACGCCTAAGAGGAAGTTGTGAGGTTATACAAAATGACTTGCAGTGATGAGGGAATGTATATATTCACAATGGTGTCTAGCATGTTAGTACATATTCGATCTGGAAGAACAAAAGGTTGCACATTACCAGAGTTGGTCTTCCTTGAGAGCCAGGCACAATGCTCCAATCTGTGATCCCCTGAGCTGATTTTGGGTCATGTTCCTTGAGCTTAATTGCAACTATTACTCCCCCTTGATTTGTCTCATCAGGGCGAGGCTGTACTTCTATAGTGGAGAACAAACCAAGCGAATCGATATTCTTCAGAGCCTGCTTCCCCGCCCCATTGTTGTAGATATGCCCAGGACGAAGCTGTAAGATATCAACAGCCATTTTATTGCACAACAGTCACATTGGCACAACTGGTACAATTATCAGAGAATCATAATCAAATATACGCAAAGCCAAGAAATTTGTTGCAAAAtcaaacaacaaaatcatagcCATCTGCTATTAAAAATGTTAGTTTTTCTTGTTAGACATGGAGCTTGACAGTGATACTAGCAACAATAACAAAACTTGGATCAAGAGACATTTTATTGCAAAACAGTCACGTTGGCTCAACCAGTATAATTATCGGAGAAATCGGCTAAGAAATTCGTCGCAAAATtaaacaacaaaatcatagcCATCTGCTATTGAAAATCTGAACATTAATTTAGACATTGAGCTCGACAGTGATAGATACTAGCAAAATTATTTGTACGCAAACCTGTTGAGGAAGCTCCTTGTCAATGAGAGGGATGCTGGTGTTGCCGTCGACGACATTGCCGAGCTTGTCCAGGAACTGGTACTCCACCTTGGTGATGTCCCCCTCCACCACCTCGCacaccacctcgccggcgtcgaggttGCCGTGGTAGCTGACCACCTGCGCGCAATGGAACCCCTCGTCGTGGTACCACCTCTCGATGCGCCCCGCCATCCTCTTGAGCAGCCCGGAGCTCACCTTCCTCTGCCTCTTCACCATCCCTTGCAGCTCCCTCTGCAACTTCTCCGGCAGTACGCACGGCTTGGCGCGGCGGACGAGCTGCTGGTACTCGCGCTCCTGCCTCCGGAGGTGTTCCatcctctccctcgccgtcatgtcgtcgtcgagctcgagctcatcGCCGTCCGGCCGCGCCATGGGGCCGCCCACGTTGATGCACTTGAAGTGTTCGACCTCGGGCCACTCGGTCTCGGCGTAGGAGACGGTGAGGCCGAGCGTGCCGTCCGGCTTGGGCTTGGTTTGGAGGGTGACGTGGTCGAACATGCCGGAGGTGGCGAGCGCGTCGAGCTCGTTGCGCAGCTGCGCCCTGGTGTAGACGCCGCCGGGGCGCAGCGCGTCGAAGAGGggggcctccgcggcggcggcggcgcgggtgcggCGGTTGAGGAAGGTGAGATCCGAGACCTTGTACCTCTTCTTGCCGTCCAGCCTGGAGAGCGGCACCGGCAGCGCGCTAGCCGCGAGGCCGTGCGCGTCCCAGTCCGGCGACGGCTTCCCTCcgtccgcgcgcgccgcgccggcggagaAGAAGCTGGACAGGAAGCCACCGACTCCGGCGGGCCATCCCTGGCCCTGGGCAGTGCTTCTTCCATCATCGGAGGCGGAGTCGAGGGTGAAGCAGCTTGGCATTGCGATTGCGGTTGTTAAGGTTGGCGCCAATGGCGCGAGagcaccacgacgacgacgacgacggatgcTTCTGAATAATCGATCGCGCAACCAGTTTATGTTTGGAATgccagatttttctttttccgcaAGAACCAAGCAAAACTGATTCACACGAAAATTCTATACAAAATTCATGCTTTCCAAACAGGTCTTTTTGGGTGGGGAATGCCATACTTGTGTTCTTCCTCGAGATCACAAACTTGCCTAATTTTGCAATCTCCATATTTCCCCAGCGATATATGGGAGCAAAACAGCCAGGTACGATTTGAAACTATGCGGCCACAGGATAATCCAGAAATTTACAATGGGCTAAATTTGCTAAACATAAGATCCTCAGAGTGATACTACCACACATATCGTCAGGCTGTGTGTTCATTTGCAGCTCATGATCTCCAGTTTTTCACCTCTTCTCATCCCATTTGAGCAACATGGGGGGAAGTTGCATGCTTTCCTCCCTCTTTTCATAGCTCGATATGGTGAGAATGATTGGGAACATCTCCTTGGTTGTCCAGGGGCATGTACTGGGCCATGATGGCGCGGATCTCTGAATCCATGTACCTCTGTACACAGGCACAACCAATGCAAAAGAAAAAGCGAGAATTTAGATGCCAATTCAGAGTTATCAACAGAGTTAACCTGAACAAAGTTACCCATATCATACCCGGATCCTGTATTTGTATACTGCGTATCCTGCAATGCCTGCTACCACTAGGCCAAAGAAGATCACCCACAAGAAGTTCCATCCTACCTCTGTTGCTGCATTTTTGCCTGAATACAGACAAAGACAAATTAGTCTACTCACTTAAGTAAAATTTCTTCTATAATCTATACACTGACATTCTACACTTTCAATGGTTGCAGAATGCTGATCATGATTTATGTGGGTCCGTCAAATAGATCAGACAGACCGCAAACTGTTTGATATGAAGAAAGAGCAACATATGCATGAGAAGCCGGGAGGGACATACTTATGCATGTATCATGCTCCTTCATATAAAGCAAGCCGCCACTGCAACCGCATTCATAGCTTCCCCATgtgttcttgcatttgcattccTTGCACTGGCATGCAGTCCTTTCCTTGCATTCATCAATATctttcacaaaatatttcacATCAGTACAAGGGGTCAAGTGCACAACAAGGGTGTATTGCAAGTGATATTTCACTAAAACTACAAGCTTTGCAGGATGGCAAGCACATCCAACAGCTGAACAGGGTTCACAAATCGATTCTTACCTTCGCATTTGTGGACTCCATCACCTTTGAACCCATCCGGACATTTACAACCATCATTCTGTACATTAAAAACAgcataaatatgtttttaaattataaCTACACATGCAGACAACAAATACCCCAACTGATGGCTTACCGTGCAGGCAGAATATGTCCGGCCATGCCTGGAATCCTTCCAGCACCCTCCATTGTTAATTTCACAACGGCCAGATCCCGAAGCTAAAACAATTAAAGGCACATATTAGCATGTGCTGATCATTGAAGGGAGATCAAATTTATGAATTCATAGTAAATTTCATGCAAAATCATTTTCTTCAGACTGTATGTGGAACAGTGGATAAGCCACCACCATAGGTAGCTATTGCAAAATGTACAACATATTACATTGGGCATTGAACAGGACAAACAGCAGTTCTTCAAGatcaagtaaaataaaaaacgtCACTATCATATCTCCTATTTGGTTattggcaacatatcctatgcacacaggccctcacgtgtacacacgtgcacaccaattaaaaaatgtcaccaaaaaatctagaaaaaatcatacacatactttcaattgtattacacctagggttaaaatcttaacgtcaaattcattatattttagccgtaacaaaaaaaacaaaaaatctgacagttttaaggttgcaattttgtcagaattttatcttttttgttattctctatgtagaatgaatttgaagatgcgactttgcacgtagatgtaatactattgaaagtacatgtatgaattttcctagaactttttgtgataatttttagttggtgtacacggtgtgtacacgcgagggcctgtgtgcataggatacgctcccttgGTTATTAATATTAACTACAACTACCCTTCACCATGAATAAAACTGAAGGGATTTGTAAAATCAATGGGCCCCAGATATAGTATTGATAACAATTCAAGAAGACGAAAATTGCTTGCCACAAAAATGATACTTTCTTATTAATCTACATAAGTATGCTTTTAAATCTTAACTACACATGCAGACAACAAATATCCCAACTGATAACTTATGCCCTAATGTCTGGTAGCATACCTTCACAGTGAGTGTAGCCATCACCAACAAATTTAACACCTTTTACAACTGGACATTCACAAACTCTTCCACGAAAAGTGTCCTACACGTACGCAGCCAAGTATGATATGCATAGCCAGATGGAAAAGTTTCTGAAGAAGATAACACCATAAGAAATACCTTGCATGCAGAGATGTTAGCAGCCTTGTCTTGCCAACAGCCACCATTGTTCTCCAAGCACTCATTTGTTTGTATATCTACAATTCGAAGTAACATGAATGAACAAATACTAAAAGCAAGGCCCAAGCAAGTTAAGCTTGCTGTATAAATTTTTATCATGAATGAGCAAACAGATAGAAACCTATTGAAATTAATGCACCAACCTTCACTCAAGCAAACAGCTGGTTCAGTGGTTTCTCGAAAACCAGCACAAATTGCCTTAAGAACCGCTCCTTTATCAAGTTTCCCTGACAAACAAAGATTTGGATAAGCACACAAGGAACCTCAAAATTGCGTTCTACTTCTTGTAGTTATGATGGATAGCAGAGCACAAACCTCTGTATTGTCTATTGTTGATTACAAGAGTCGGTAAGATGGTAACATCACCACGAGAGCCCTTGCCAATCTATATAAAATGGTGGGTGATGCTAAATTCAGATTACCAGTTGTATGAATAGAAAATTATAGCATGTATGTAGTAACCTGTGCATCCTGTTCAGCTTTCAGCACAGGATTTTCTTTATCAGCATCTGGATCACCAATGCATTTATCTATGGCTTTGTGATCAAGACCTGGACATTTTAAACATACTCAGTACAATTGCTGCACCTCACCACAAAGCATAGAAAGGCATAAGAAAACAGCAACATACCAAGTGACTTGATAACTCCATCAGCGCATTCCTTGGTGTACTTCTTTTCCTTCATTGGGCACCGGATTGCAAAATCTGTCACGTAGTCCCACCACAGCCAAGGTTTTCCATGCTCCTTAGCAACTTTATAAACACAGACTTGACGTAAATTCTGGACTACCACATCTTTCCCATCATACCCTTTGCTGAAATCCTGTTCCGGGTCAGGTGCACAATATCTCCCATGGTTGATACACTGGGACTTGCATTGCTTGCTTAGAATGAAGGAATCTGGGCAATACCAGGTAATGTAATGAGGAGTGAACTGTGTGTATCCCTTCTTCTCAAGTACCTGTGCTGCTCCTTTGAAGCTCTTGACAAACTCAATCTGGCTATCACATTTAGGGCCACATTCATCATTACTGTTAGTCCAAAATTCATACTCAACACGCTCATCAGGGTGAGGCAGGGACTCCCTCCAATCCAAATTCACATTAACCA
The nucleotide sequence above comes from Oryza glaberrima chromosome 11, OglaRS2, whole genome shotgun sequence. Encoded proteins:
- the LOC127755441 gene encoding vacuolar-sorting receptor 1-like encodes the protein MGLRSPNSMLWLALLVWAALLCGSCHGRFVVEKNSLKVTSPSDMKGTYECAIGNFGVPQYGGIMVGVVAYPKANKKACKSFDDFDISYKAKPGSLPTFLLVDRGDCFFTKKAWNAQNAGAAAILVADDKTEPLITMDTPEESGNTDYLENITIPSALITKSFGDKLKKAIDKGDMVNVNLDWRESLPHPDERVEYEFWTNSNDECGPKCDSQIEFVKSFKGAAQVLEKKGYTQFTPHYITWYCPDSFILSKQCKSQCINHGRYCAPDPEQDFSKGYDGKDVVVQNLRQVCVYKVAKEHGKPWLWWDYVTDFAIRCPMKEKKYTKECADGVIKSLGLDHKAIDKCIGDPDADKENPVLKAEQDAQIGKGSRGDVTILPTLVINNRQYRGKLDKGAVLKAICAGFRETTEPAVCLSEDIQTNECLENNGGCWQDKAANISACKDTFRGRVCECPVVKGVKFVGDGYTHCEASGSGRCEINNGGCWKDSRHGRTYSACTNDGCKCPDGFKGDGVHKCEDIDECKERTACQCKECKCKNTWGSYECGCSGGLLYMKEHDTCISKNAATEVGWNFLWVIFFGLVVAGIAGYAVYKYRIRRYMDSEIRAIMAQYMPLDNQGDVPNHSHHIEL
- the LOC127755440 gene encoding protein TOC75, chloroplastic-like, whose amino-acid sequence is MPSCFTLDSASDDGRSTAQGQGWPAGVGGFLSSFFSAGAARADGGKPSPDWDAHGLAASALPVPLSRLDGKKRYKVSDLTFLNRRTRAAAAAEAPLFDALRPGGVYTRAQLRNELDALATSGMFDHVTLQTKPKPDGTLGLTVSYAETEWPEVEHFKCINVGGPMARPDGDELELDDDMTARERMEHLRRQEREYQQLVRRAKPCVLPEKLQRELQGMVKRQRKVSSGLLKRMAGRIERWYHDEGFHCAQVVSYHGNLDAGEVVCEVVEGDITKVEYQFLDKLGNVVDGNTSIPLIDKELPQQLRPGHIYNNGAGKQALKNIDSLGLFSTIEVQPRPDETNQGGVIVAIKLKEHDPKSAQGITDWSIVPGSQGRPTLASIQPGGTVSFEHRNICGLKRSLIGSVTSSNLLNPEDDLSFKLEYAHPYLDGIDNLSRNRTFKISCFNSRKLSPIFVAGPNMYEAPPIWVDRTGFKANITESFTKQSKFTYGLVMEEITTRDENNNICTHGSRQLPSGALSMIGPPTTLSGTGVDRMAFLQANITRDNTEFVNGATIGDRCIFQMDQGLGIGSKNPFFNRRQLTVTKFINLNKQEKGSRKPPPAILALHGRYAGCVGDLPSYDAFALGGPHSVRGYGMGELGASRNLLEVATELSVPITVKNRHTQVYAFAEHGTDLGNSKDVKGNPTEFFRRVGHGSSYGVGVKLGAVRAEYAVDHNAGTGAFLRFCERF